One region of Candidatus Latescibacter sp. genomic DNA includes:
- a CDS encoding 4Fe-4S binding protein has translation MIRKIITIDEELCNGCGLCANKCAEGALQIIDGKAKLVSEVYCDGLGACIGDCPLGAITIGERDVKPFDEQAVHEHLSGKHPEEKPVSVPLECGCPGSAMRSFRKDDAAVKEPFYTGRMESQLTTWPVQLNLVPAHAPFLKGADILISADCVPYALPDFHRRFLCDRVVLVGCPKLDDISFYREKLRNIFMAAEPSSITVLRMEVPCCGGIARAVISARDETVPDMPVEIHTVGIRGEVTCETIPPVLRAKSEV, from the coding sequence ATGATCAGAAAAATAATCACCATTGATGAAGAACTCTGCAATGGCTGCGGACTATGTGCGAACAAATGCGCGGAAGGGGCGTTACAAATTATCGACGGAAAAGCAAAGCTGGTAAGCGAGGTATACTGCGACGGCCTCGGCGCCTGTATCGGGGATTGCCCGCTCGGGGCGATTACCATCGGGGAGCGTGATGTAAAGCCGTTCGATGAGCAGGCGGTGCACGAACATCTGTCCGGCAAGCACCCTGAAGAAAAGCCGGTGTCGGTTCCTCTTGAATGCGGATGCCCTGGAAGCGCCATGCGTTCGTTCCGAAAGGATGATGCCGCGGTGAAAGAACCGTTTTACACCGGGCGCATGGAATCCCAGCTCACTACCTGGCCGGTGCAGCTCAATCTAGTTCCGGCACATGCGCCGTTCCTGAAGGGAGCGGACATACTGATCTCCGCGGATTGTGTCCCCTATGCTCTTCCGGATTTTCACCGGCGCTTTCTCTGTGACCGGGTGGTTTTGGTAGGCTGTCCAAAGCTCGATGATATTTCCTTTTACCGGGAAAAACTCAGGAATATTTTTATGGCGGCAGAGCCCTCGAGCATTACTGTGCTAAGGATGGAAGTTCCCTGCTGCGGCGGTATTGCCAGGGCGGTCATCAGCGCCCGTGATGAAACAGTCCCTGATATGCCGGTGGAGATACATACTGTAGGTATCAGGGGAGAGGTAACCTGTGAAACGATTCCGCCGGTTCTAAGAGCGAAATCTGAAGTATGA
- a CDS encoding DUF6067 family protein — MKRIPFFILIAGFFMPAVLTQAAEKSPVKLTVLNSMERISQNDAPFGESQAQIKAARNEVESFQVVVNAPNETIQVIKAEMSDLAGKGGTIGKEYIALFREEFVRVRRSSPRAEYPPGLYPDPLVPFINTLTGQQIEPRGQFQEKWGAPVVTKGFEMYAAPFTVWKDQNQPLWVDVSIPRNAAAGVYSGTFTLTLRNDVSATVPVTVTVWDFTLPDGPSHRNHFGGVQNAARFFGAEQNSDRYREIEMRYCRMMADHRINPPLPRSLMPEVNDDGSLKITPERHQALKKFIEDMHVSDFEIPRAPIKDAVGANRDKALRYYRDYYRYVKENGWEKWAYLYMLDEPNLKENYEEVLALGALVHQAAPEMRCLVVEQPYQQDPSWPGIDPAVDIWCPLFSFIDRDSIDAKLAHGDEVWSYTALAQRSPRYHPHYEEVKNYDPPYWHIEHPLAAYRIPTWINWQYKITGLLYWSTVTTVIEPWLNPALSHYGTHCNGEGYLIYPGAPCGIDGPISCMRLKNLRDGMEDYEYFALLEKMAGREAVTKIVSTVAPNWWDCAKDPKAFLAAREKIAGEILKLKR, encoded by the coding sequence ATGAAAAGAATACCATTTTTTATCCTGATCGCGGGGTTTTTCATGCCTGCGGTCCTGACGCAGGCGGCGGAAAAATCTCCGGTAAAACTCACCGTGCTCAACAGTATGGAGCGAATCAGCCAGAACGATGCCCCGTTTGGAGAATCCCAGGCGCAGATAAAGGCGGCGCGAAACGAAGTGGAATCCTTCCAGGTGGTGGTCAATGCCCCGAATGAAACCATACAGGTTATCAAAGCGGAAATGTCTGATCTGGCCGGAAAGGGCGGGACAATCGGGAAAGAGTATATCGCCCTTTTCCGTGAGGAATTTGTACGGGTGAGAAGATCTTCTCCGCGCGCCGAATACCCTCCGGGGCTGTATCCGGACCCCCTTGTGCCGTTCATCAATACCCTGACCGGGCAGCAGATCGAGCCGAGGGGCCAGTTCCAGGAAAAATGGGGCGCTCCGGTAGTCACCAAAGGATTTGAGATGTATGCGGCGCCCTTTACGGTCTGGAAAGATCAGAACCAGCCTCTCTGGGTGGATGTATCCATCCCCCGGAATGCCGCCGCAGGAGTGTACTCGGGAACATTCACGCTTACCCTGCGAAATGATGTCTCCGCGACAGTGCCGGTGACTGTTACCGTCTGGGATTTCACCCTGCCCGACGGTCCCTCGCATCGGAATCATTTCGGCGGGGTGCAGAATGCCGCACGGTTCTTCGGAGCGGAGCAGAATTCAGACAGATACAGGGAAATCGAGATGCGCTACTGCCGGATGATGGCGGACCACCGCATCAATCCTCCCCTTCCCCGCAGCCTCATGCCGGAGGTGAACGATGACGGCTCCCTGAAGATAACTCCTGAGCGTCATCAGGCTCTGAAAAAGTTTATCGAGGACATGCATGTCTCCGATTTTGAGATTCCGCGCGCCCCAATCAAGGATGCGGTCGGCGCAAACCGGGATAAAGCTTTACGGTACTACAGAGATTATTACCGGTATGTGAAAGAAAACGGGTGGGAAAAGTGGGCGTACCTCTACATGCTCGATGAGCCGAATTTGAAGGAAAACTACGAGGAAGTGTTGGCGCTTGGCGCCCTGGTACATCAGGCGGCGCCGGAGATGAGGTGCCTGGTGGTGGAACAGCCCTACCAGCAGGATCCCTCCTGGCCGGGCATCGATCCGGCAGTGGATATCTGGTGCCCGCTTTTCTCTTTCATCGACCGTGATTCCATCGATGCGAAGCTGGCTCACGGCGATGAGGTCTGGTCATACACTGCCCTGGCTCAACGGTCGCCCCGGTACCATCCGCACTATGAAGAGGTGAAAAATTACGATCCGCCTTACTGGCACATCGAACACCCCCTCGCCGCGTACCGAATACCGACCTGGATCAACTGGCAGTACAAGATCACCGGCCTTCTCTACTGGTCTACAGTCACAACGGTGATCGAGCCGTGGCTGAATCCCGCCCTGTCCCATTACGGTACTCATTGCAACGGCGAAGGGTATTTGATCTATCCGGGAGCGCCTTGCGGCATTGACGGCCCCATATCCTGCATGCGCCTGAAGAACCTGCGCGACGGTATGGAAGATTACGAGTATTTCGCCCTCCTGGAGAAGATGGCAGGTAGGGAAGCGGTAACGAAAATCGTTTCCACAGTGGCGCCGAACTGGTGGGATTGCGCCAAAGACCCAAAAGCATTCCTCGCAGCCCGCGAAAAGATTGCAGGAGAAATTTTGAAATTGAAAAGATGA
- a CDS encoding Rrf2 family transcriptional regulator, with translation MSGVLKMSEAAVLAFHAMIYIAVRETGFVTNAEIASALRASEAHLAKVLQRLSKAGLVKSIRGPRGGFILGKDSGAITLRDIYELFEGSMEHDMCLLEAQVCGNNCIFGDLLIHVNDRVREYMTNTLLKDAVEKSKKGVNCS, from the coding sequence ATGTCCGGTGTCCTGAAAATGTCGGAAGCTGCCGTACTGGCGTTTCATGCGATGATTTATATTGCTGTGCGTGAGACGGGCTTCGTAACAAATGCCGAGATTGCCTCAGCTCTTCGCGCCTCGGAAGCACACCTGGCAAAGGTGCTTCAGCGGCTTTCTAAAGCCGGACTGGTAAAATCGATCCGTGGGCCGCGAGGGGGGTTTATTCTGGGAAAGGATTCCGGCGCAATCACCCTCCGCGATATTTACGAGCTGTTTGAGGGAAGCATGGAACATGATATGTGCCTCCTGGAAGCGCAAGTCTGCGGAAACAATTGCATATTCGGCGATCTTCTGATACATGTAAACGATCGTGTGCGTGAATACATGACAAATACACTGCTCAAGGATGCGGTAGAAAAATCGAAGAAGGGAGTGAACTGTTCATGA